TCGTCGCTCGATCAGGTGGGACCCATCGCACGCAGCGCGCGCGACACCGCATGCCTGCTGAGGGTCATCGCCGGTCACGACCCCCGCGACGCCACGAGCGCAGACGCACCGAGCGAGGACTACGAGGCTGCCTGCGGCCACGACGTGCGGGGTTTGCGCGTGGGCGTGGTGCGCCAGTGCCTGTCGGAAACCAAGGAGGCCGCGGTTGCCCTCGCGGTGCAGGATGCGCTGGCGCAGATCGAAAAGCTCGGCTGCACGCTCCTGGACGTGTCCCTGCCCCACGCCCGGTACGCGGTCGCTGCCTACTACATCGTGGCACCGGCCGAGGCTTCCTCGAACCTCGCGCGTTTCGATGGCCTGCGCTACGGCAACCGCGCGGACGCGCCGGACTTGCACAGCACCTACGCCAGGACTCGCGCGAACGGCTTCGGCACCGAGGTCAAGCGCCGCATCATGCTGGGAACCTATGCGCTTTCGGCGGGATACTACGAAGCCTACTACCTCAAGGCGCAGAAGGTGCGGACCCTGATCGTCGAAGATTTCAAGCGCGCCTTTCAACACTGCGACGTCCTGATCACCCCGACGGCGCCGACCGTGGCCTTCGAGCTTGGCAAGACAGCGCTCGATCCGCTTGAGCACTACCTGCAGGACATCTTCACGCTGCCCGCGAGTCTTGCGGGCATCCCCGCCATGAGCGTGCCCTGCGGCCTGGCGCCCGAACGGCTGCCGATCGGACTTCAGTTATGCGGACCGGCCTTCTCGGAATCCCGGCTGCTCGCGCTCGCACATGCGCTGGAGCAGAGCGAGCTCGCAGCGGACGTGCGCGAGGCCCTGGGCTCGCTGCCCTAGCCGATGCGGGCTAACTTGGCATAAGGCTGGCGATCGGCAGCACGATGCCCGGCGGGTCCAGCGCGAGCTCACCCTCGGTGACGATACGCGTCAAGATGGTGCCGTCGGGGTCGGGTTATCCAACGAAACGTCAAACTGATGCGTTCACCTACCTGTCCAGCCGCGCGCGGCACGCCGTGCAGCCAGTGGCGCTGGCAGCTACCGCCCATGACGAGCAAGCTCCCGTGACCGAGCTGGTAGCAGCGCGCCGGAGCTGCCTTCCTCTTGCGAGGTTTCAGGCCCAGGCGTCGCACAGCGCCGAGCGACAGGATCGCCACGATCGGGTCCGGACCGAGCTCGCGTTCGTCGTCCGCGTGAAAGCCCATGCTGTCGCCGCCCGAACGATAGCGGTTGCACAAGATGTGATTGAAGCGACTGTGCGCGGCAGCGCCTACCTCGTGAAGCAGCTCGTCAAGACCCGCGACAAAGGGCCGCGGCTCGAGCGTCTGACCCGAATAGCGATACGCGGGCTCACCCGCCCAGGCCACCAGGCGCGGCTGCATGACGCGCTTGCCAAACAGCACGATTTCGCGCTGCTCCCACGCCAGCTCCCCGCCGAGACGCGCCAGCAAATCGTCCGCTCGGCGCGGTTTTAGCCAACCAGGCCTGTAAGCCAGCCAGCCCCCGAACGGCAGTTGCTCGCGCTGCTCCATGGTTCCAGTTTCTGCGCGGCCGCAAGCCCGTCAGGCGCCGGGCCAGGATAACCTCGCCAGATCGGCTTCGAGGCGCCCGTACAGCAAGGCGCGCCGGCGTGCGAATGCTCCCTGTATTTGAAGGCGGCGCAACACAGCTGGGCGGGATGGATCGAAATCGAGGTGGCGAGGTTACTTGGACCCGACGCCTCAGGTGGCCAGCTCGACGCGGTTACGCCCGCGGCGCTTGGCCTCGTATAGGGCCCGGTCGGCACGCTCCACGAAGGCTTCGGCGCTGCTCCCGCCGCGGTAGCTCGCCACGCCCAGGCTGATGGTGACGCTTCGTGGCCCAGGATCATGGGCGGGGGCTGCTTCGATGTGGCGGCGCAGGCGTTCGGCCACGATGCGCGCGCCGGACTCGCCCGTATTGGGCAGCACGAGCAGGAACTCCTCTCCTCCCCAACGGCCCACGACGTCAACCTTGCGCATGGTCTTGGCGAGTGCGTGGGATACGCTGCGCAGCACGTCGTCGCCGACGTTGTGCCCGTAGGTGTCGTTGACCGACTTGAAGTGGTCGACGTCACACAGGATGATCGACAGCGCATTGCGGTAGCGCCGAGCCCGCTCGACCTCTTGGTCCAGAAACTGTGCGGTGTGGTGGCGGTTGTTGAGCCCGGTCAACGGATCCGTAAACGCCAGACGGCTGGTCGCCTCCATGAGGAACACGTTCTTGGCCGCGAGCCCGATCTCGTCGGCCAGCACCTGCAAGGTCTCGGCGTCCGCAGGCGTCCGGCGGCGGCGACCCGAGTACGCGATCAGGACACCGAGCGTCTCGCCTCCCGAGCTGACGTTGAAGCGCCGGGCCTTGCCAGCGTGTAGGGCGGCGCCGCTGCTGGCCAGCTGCTCGCCGGTCCCAGCCTCTTCGACGACGACGTCGAGCTCGCCGTCGTCGGGCAAATCGAGCGCGGCAAGCGCCTGCTTGCTCGCGGGCTCCGGCCAGGGGTCGCGCGCGTGCAGCGCATAGGTCGACCCGGGCGGCGCGTGCAGCTGGAACACCAAGTACGCGTAGTCAGCGACCTCTGCAGCCAGCGACAAGACCGCACGGCTGAAGGCCTTGCGATCCTTGGCCTCGGATGCGAGCCGGCGCACATCGCTTGCCATGACCGCCTTGAACAGCAGGTCGTCGAGCAGCTTCGAGAGGCGCTCCAGCGGATCCGCGGCGCGGCGTGGCGGCAGCAGGCTAGCGCGCTTGTCGTCCGGCAGCCGCGCGAAGATCCGGCCCACTAGGGCCACCAGGTCCTGGTGCACCCGATCCTTGGTCAAGTACGCATCGGCTCCCGCGTGCCGCCCCCAGAAGCGGCTGCGCGGATCCGTGCGCGCGGTCAACAGCACCACGGGCATGCGGGAGGTGACCGGATCGGCGCGAAGCAGGCGGCACAGCTGCATCCCGCTGAGCGCCCCCATGGTGACATCGGAAACCACGAGGTCGAAGCGCTCGCGCAAGCAGCGTTCGAAGGCCTGCTCGCCGGACTCCGCTATCTCCACCCGGTAGCCGGCGCCCTCGAGATGCTGCTGGATCACCTTGCGGATGGTGGCGCTGTCATCCACCACCAGCAGCTTGCCCGCCGCCTGGCTTGTTCTATCTTCGCGCACGCGCATCCGCTGGCCAAGGTCCGCCTCATCGGGGTAGCAGCCGGCGTCCCGGCCGCCGTGCTGCTCGACACGACGAACGCGCAACCCATGCTGCCCCCCTCTGAAAGTACCATAGGCTTGGAAGTCCACGCCCAGCTTCTGTCGCGCTCCAAGCTCTTCTGCCCCTGCTCGACCGAGTACGGCGCGCCACCGAACACCCAGGTGTGTCCCGTCTGCCTCGGCCTTCCAGGAGCGCTCCCGGTAGCCAATTCGGCCGCGGTCGAGATGGCGGTCCGCGCCGCCCTGGCGCTCGGCTGCGAGGTGCGCGAAACGAGCTATTTCGCGCGCAAAAACTACTTCTACCCCGATCTGGCCAAGGGCTACCAGATCTCGCAATACGAGCTGCCTCTCAACGAGCGCGGCAAGCTCGCCATCCCCGGCGAGGGCGGTGCAGGCGGCGACACGATCGTGGGCATCACGCGCATCCACCTCGAAGAGGACGCCGCCAAGAACTTGCACGGTGTGGGCGAGGCCAAGCAAACCCTGGTGGACTTCAATCGGGCGGGAGTGCCCCTGATCGAGATCGTCAGCGAACCGGACATGGCCAGCGCCGGACAAGCCGAGGCCTATCTCAGGTGTCTGCGTGAGCTCCTGATGTACGTGGGCGTCAACGACGGCAACCTCGAGCAGGGATCCTTCCGCTGCGACGCGAACGTGTCGATCAGGCCAGCCGGACAGCACGAGCTTGGAACCCGGGTTGAGCTCAAGAACATCAACTCGTTTCGCTTCGTGCGGCACGCCATCGAGTACGAGATAGCGCGCCAGCAAGCCTTGATCGCCGGCGGGGGTCGCGTGGTGCTGGAGACGCGTGGCTGGGACGAAGCCGCGGGCAAGACCGTGCCCATGCGCGGCAAGGAAGAGGCACAAGACTATCGCTACTTTCCAGACCCTGACCTGCCTCCGCTCGTGATCGGCGAGGCGCAGGTCGCCGCATTGCGCGAGTCGCTGCCCGAGCTGCCGCGAGCCAAGCGCGAGCGCTGGCAGCAGCAGCTCGGACTGACGGCATACGACACAACGGTGCTCACGTCGCATCCCAGGTTGGCGGACTTCTACGAGCGAGCGGTCCGGGCGCTCTCGCACGCCAGCCCTAACCACCCGCAGCGCGAAGCCGGCAAGAAGATGGCCAACTTCATGCACTCGGAGGTCATGCGCCATGTACGGGCGCATGGGCTCGACGCCGAGTTTCCGGTGCGCCCCGAGGCGCTGGCTGAACTGCTCGAGAGCATCGACAGCGGTACACTCAGCGGCAAGATGGCCAAGGAGGTGTTTGCCGAGATGACGCGGACAGGACAGGGCGCCCACAGCATCATCGAGGCTCGCGGGCTGGCTCAGCTGAGCGACGCCGGCGAGATCGATGCGGTGGCGCGTGACGTGCTTGCCGCGCACCCCTCGCAGGTCGAGCAGTACCAGCGCGGCAAGACCAACCTGCTTGGTTTTTTTGTCGGCAGGGTCATGCGCGCCACGTGCGGCCGGGCGAACCCCGTGCTCGTGAACGACATCCTCCGAAAGCGGCTCGGCTCGTGAACGTGCGCCCCGAGCTTTCGCGCGAACCGCTCAGCCAGGCTCCCTATTTCGCCGTGGAGCTTGACCCCGGCCGGGGCGAGGTCGTGATGCTCGATCAGCGCCGGCTGCCGGCCGAGATCGTGTACCTGCGTTACGCCACTGCGGATGAGGTCGTCGCGGCCATCCGGGACATGGTGGTTCGGGGTGCCCCGGCGATCGGCATCGCGGCTGCCTACGCCCTCGTGCTGCAGGCTCGCCGCGACCAGAGCGACGCTGCAGGGTTCCTGGTGGCGAACGGCATCGCCGGCAGAGTCCTCGGCGCAGCCCGTCCCACGGCCGTGAACCTGGGTTGGGCGATCGCCCGTATGGCTCGCAGAGCGGCGCAGGTGGCTCGGCTCGCGCCTCGTCAGCGGGCGCAGGCCCTGCAGCAGGAAGCCGAGGCGATCCATGCCGAAGACGTGCAGGCCTGCCAGCGCATGGGGCGGGCGGGAGCAGCGCAGCTGCCGGACGAGGCGACCGTGCTGACCCACTGCAATGCGGGGGCGCTGGCGACCGGCGGGTACGGTACGGCGCTGGGCGTGATCCGGGCGGCCGCGGCCATGGGCAAGCGCGTGCGCGTGCTGGCCGGCGAGACCCGCCCGTATCTGCAGGGCGCGCGGCTCACGGCCTGGGAGCTCCAGCAGGATGGCATCGAGGTGCAAGTCATCACCGACTCGATGGCCGGCTACTTCATGAAACGGGGCGTGGTGAGCTCGTGCGTGGTGGGCAGCGATCGAATCGCTGCCAACGGCGACGTGGCCAACAAGATCGGCACCTACGGCCTGGCCGTTCTCGCCCATGCGCACGGCGTTCCCTTCAACGTGGCAGCTCCGTGGAGCACCGTGGACCTCGCCACGGCCGACGGCGAGCGCATCCCCATCGAACAGCGTCCGCGAAACGAAGTGGCCGAGCTCGCTGGCGTGACCCTGGTCGCGCCCGGCATCGAATGCCCGCACCCGGCCTTCGACGTCACGCCCGCCCGACTGGTGGCCGCGATCTATACCGAGCGGGGCACCTTCTTCCCGGCACGTGGCGAGACCCCCGCTTCGCTGCTATCCGAGGACGCGGGTGCAACCGATGCCTGAGCCGCAATCCGGTCCGCTGACCTCCTACCCGAAGCACAAGATCAAGGTGCTTCTGCTCGAAAACATCCACTCGAACGCGGTGTCGCTGTTCGAGGAGGATGGTCTGAGCGTGCAGCTGCTCAAAGGCGCCCTGTCCGAGCCCGAGCTCGGCGAGCGGATCCGCGACGTGCATGTGCTCGGTATACGCAGCAAGACCCGAGTGAGCGCCG
The sequence above is a segment of the Pseudomonadota bacterium genome. Coding sequences within it:
- the gatB gene encoding Asp-tRNA(Asn)/Glu-tRNA(Gln) amidotransferase subunit GatB, producing the protein MLPPSESTIGLEVHAQLLSRSKLFCPCSTEYGAPPNTQVCPVCLGLPGALPVANSAAVEMAVRAALALGCEVRETSYFARKNYFYPDLAKGYQISQYELPLNERGKLAIPGEGGAGGDTIVGITRIHLEEDAAKNLHGVGEAKQTLVDFNRAGVPLIEIVSEPDMASAGQAEAYLRCLRELLMYVGVNDGNLEQGSFRCDANVSIRPAGQHELGTRVELKNINSFRFVRHAIEYEIARQQALIAGGGRVVLETRGWDEAAGKTVPMRGKEEAQDYRYFPDPDLPPLVIGEAQVAALRESLPELPRAKRERWQQQLGLTAYDTTVLTSHPRLADFYERAVRALSHASPNHPQREAGKKMANFMHSEVMRHVRAHGLDAEFPVRPEALAELLESIDSGTLSGKMAKEVFAEMTRTGQGAHSIIEARGLAQLSDAGEIDAVARDVLAAHPSQVEQYQRGKTNLLGFFVGRVMRATCGRANPVLVNDILRKRLGS
- the gatA gene encoding Asp-tRNA(Asn)/Glu-tRNA(Gln) amidotransferase subunit GatA encodes the protein MRDGLEAQRLALRAGRVTSTELTRGYLERAAHLDPKLNAYIHLDARDALEQAARADERLERGQAGVLAGIPIGIKDNLCTQGIATSCGSRLLEGYIPPYDAGVIERLRTEDAVLIGKLNMDEFAMGSSNENSAFGPVKNPWDLGRTPGGSSGGPAAAVAARLCSAAIGSDTGGSVRQPAAYCGLSALRPTYGRVSRSGLVAFASSLDQVGPIARSARDTACLLRVIAGHDPRDATSADAPSEDYEAACGHDVRGLRVGVVRQCLSETKEAAVALAVQDALAQIEKLGCTLLDVSLPHARYAVAAYYIVAPAEASSNLARFDGLRYGNRADAPDLHSTYARTRANGFGTEVKRRIMLGTYALSAGYYEAYYLKAQKVRTLIVEDFKRAFQHCDVLITPTAPTVAFELGKTALDPLEHYLQDIFTLPASLAGIPAMSVPCGLAPERLPIGLQLCGPAFSESRLLALAHALEQSELAADVREALGSLP
- the mtnA gene encoding S-methyl-5-thioribose-1-phosphate isomerase, producing the protein MLDQRRLPAEIVYLRYATADEVVAAIRDMVVRGAPAIGIAAAYALVLQARRDQSDAAGFLVANGIAGRVLGAARPTAVNLGWAIARMARRAAQVARLAPRQRAQALQQEAEAIHAEDVQACQRMGRAGAAQLPDEATVLTHCNAGALATGGYGTALGVIRAAAAMGKRVRVLAGETRPYLQGARLTAWELQQDGIEVQVITDSMAGYFMKRGVVSSCVVGSDRIAANGDVANKIGTYGLAVLAHAHGVPFNVAAPWSTVDLATADGERIPIEQRPRNEVAELAGVTLVAPGIECPHPAFDVTPARLVAAIYTERGTFFPARGETPASLLSEDAGATDA
- a CDS encoding alpha-ketoglutarate-dependent dioxygenase AlkB; protein product: MEQREQLPFGGWLAYRPGWLKPRRADDLLARLGGELAWEQREIVLFGKRVMQPRLVAWAGEPAYRYSGQTLEPRPFVAGLDELLHEVGAAAHSRFNHILCNRYRSGGDSMGFHADDERELGPDPIVAILSLGAVRRLGLKPRKRKAAPARCYQLGHGSLLVMGGSCQRHWLHGVPRAAGQVGERISLTFRWITRPRRHHLDAYRHRG
- a CDS encoding diguanylate cyclase; translated protein: MRVRRVEQHGGRDAGCYPDEADLGQRMRVREDRTSQAAGKLLVVDDSATIRKVIQQHLEGAGYRVEIAESGEQAFERCLRERFDLVVSDVTMGALSGMQLCRLLRADPVTSRMPVVLLTARTDPRSRFWGRHAGADAYLTKDRVHQDLVALVGRIFARLPDDKRASLLPPRRAADPLERLSKLLDDLLFKAVMASDVRRLASEAKDRKAFSRAVLSLAAEVADYAYLVFQLHAPPGSTYALHARDPWPEPASKQALAALDLPDDGELDVVVEEAGTGEQLASSGAALHAGKARRFNVSSGGETLGVLIAYSGRRRRTPADAETLQVLADEIGLAAKNVFLMEATSRLAFTDPLTGLNNRHHTAQFLDQEVERARRYRNALSIILCDVDHFKSVNDTYGHNVGDDVLRSVSHALAKTMRKVDVVGRWGGEEFLLVLPNTGESGARIVAERLRRHIEAAPAHDPGPRSVTISLGVASYRGGSSAEAFVERADRALYEAKRRGRNRVELAT